The Actinomycetes bacterium nucleotide sequence GCTGGTGAGCAGGTGGTGCCGGCGTTCGAGGTGGGGCTGGTAGCGGTAGGCGGCCAGGACCTGCGCGTCGGTCATCAAGGTGTCGTTGGTGACCAGCGGGAACATGCCGTCGGTGACCGCGTCGTAGGCCAGGACGTCCAGGCGGGTGTTCCAGCTGATGGTGTGCCGGGTGCGGGTGGTCTTGCGGTAGCGGGTGTCGGCGCCGGGGCGGCCGCGGTGTTCCTGACGGAAGGACTCCTCGGTGGTGGCGGTGACGGTGACGGTGAGCCAGCGGCTGGCGCCGGCCTTGTCCAGCGCTTCGGCGGCGGCGGTCTCGACGGCGACGATGGTCTTGTAGCGGCACTTGGGTCCGGCGAGCTTGATGGCCAGGGCGTCGATCGCGGCCGCGCCGGCTTCGATGCGGGCCTGGCGGGTGGCAGCGTCGCGGGCGGCCTTGGCGGTGCTGAGGATCCAGATGATGCGGTGGCCTTCCGCGCAGGGCAGCGGTGCGCCGCAGGTGTAGTGGACCCGGTCGGGTTCACCGCTGCGAGCCCCGGGGCGGCGGGCGGCTTCGGTCCAGTCCGGGCGGTGGGTCTGGGCCCAGTCGCGGAACCACTTGTCCTCGCTGCGGTTGCGGGGCAGCACGGTGATGAACCGGCCGCCGCGGGTGTGGATGTGGCTCATCGCGGCCGCGCTGGCGAGCTTGCTGTCGGCGACGTAGAGGAAGTCGCTGCGCCCGAGCAGCTGCACGAGACCGTCCCAGGTCGGTATGTGGGTGGGGTCGTCGTTGGTGTTGCCGTCAGCGAGGCGGTAGGCGACCGGGACCGCACCGTCGGCACTGACGGTGAGGATCCAGACCAGCTGCTTGAGGTCCGGGCGGTGGTCCTTGGAGTGCCCGAAGGTGACCACCGGCGTCGCCTTGCCACCACGGGGCGCGCCGCTGGCCCAGCGGTAGACGCCGTGCACCGAGATCGACGTCGAGTCGTTGTGCAACGCGGTGGTGTCCACGGCGAACTCGGCGACCACGCCGAGCATCAGCTCGGTGAGCAGGCCGGCCCGGTCGGCGTCGAAGAGCCGGTCCAGCGCCCGGCCCAGCTGATCATCGCCAAGAGCCTGTTGCTCGGCCTCGGTCA carries:
- a CDS encoding IS1634 family transposase, with product MGCTLRPTAAGLTEAEQQALGDDQLGRALDRLFDADRAGLLTELMLGVVAEFAVDTTALHNDSTSISVHGVYRWASGAPRGGKATPVVTFGHSKDHRPDLKQLVWILTVSADGAVPVAYRLADGNTNDDPTHIPTWDGLVQLLGRSDFLYVADSKLASAAAMSHIHTRGGRFITVLPRNRSEDKWFRDWAQTHRPDWTEAARRPGARSGEPDRVHYTCGAPLPCAEGHRIIWILSTAKAARDAATRQARIEAGAAAIDALAIKLAGPKCRYKTIVAVETAAAEALDKAGASRWLTVTVTATTEESFRQEHRGRPGADTRYRKTTRTRHTISWNTRLDVLAYDAVTDGMFPLVTNDTLMTDAQVLAAYRYQPHLERRHHLLTSVQNAAPLFRQHRIRAVRGQDLNLRPLGYEPPNESTRACSGGRRWTSAGSPSPLVREPPTSSSVSHCPALSGRCC